TCGGCGAGACTTTCGCAACCCGTGGACGTGACTTGGGTTGCGAACCAGCTTTGATTGAGACAACTTCTCAGCGATGAAACGACAACGTTTTCCGGTTCACCCTAATTGGGGTATCGCCAGCCAAATTGAGGTCTGCAAAGATGCAGGCGGTCTGCAATTCACCGAGAAATCGGCGCGGCGACGTATCAATAGCCGCTCGCACACCCATCTTTACGAGGGTCGGAACCGCCGAACCAGCGTAGCGGATCGTTGGCGCGCCAAATTCCTTGATAGCCGCCAAATTCTTGAGACCCACCCCGAATTTCGTGACCCATTTCGGCGAGCTGTTGCCTAACAGCGTCCGGGATGAAGCGTTCGCAACCAACGCTTCCACCAGCCTTCATCTTGCTGCCATCCGGATCGGAACTGCCGTCGTGATTGACTCGGGGCTGATCACCCGCCTGCTGCACCGACATTCCAAAATCGATGATGTTTGCCAGAACTTGGACGTGCCCCTGCGGTTGGAAATCGCCGCCCATGACGCCAAATGAGAAGAC
This genomic window from Candidatus Hydrogenedentota bacterium contains:
- a CDS encoding gamma-glutamyltransferase family protein yields the protein VFSFGVMGGDFQPQGHVQVLANIIDFGMSVQQAGDQPRVNHDGSSDPDGSKMKAGGSVGCERFIPDAVRQQLAEMGHEIRGGSQEFGGYQGIWRANDPLRWFGGSDPRKDGCASGY